A genomic window from Nicotiana sylvestris chromosome 11, ASM39365v2, whole genome shotgun sequence includes:
- the LOC104235055 gene encoding small ribosomal subunit protein eS19x-like — protein MEAAKTVKDVSPHEFVKADAAHLKRSGKMELPEWTDLVKTGKLKELAPYDPDWYYIRVASMAWKIYLRGGIGVGGFRRIYGGNQRNGNRPRHFCKSSGSVARNILQQLQNMNIVDFDPKGGRRITSNGKRDLNQVAGRIAVAL, from the coding sequence ATGGAGGCAGCGAAAACCGTGAAAGATGTTTCCCCTCACGAATTTGTGAAGGCTGATGCCGCTCACCTCAAGCGTTCCGGCAAGATGGAGCTTCCTGAGTGGACTGATCTCGTCAAGACTGGTAAACTCAAAGAGCTTGCTCCATATGACCCTGATTGGTACTATATTAGAGTTGCTTCTATGGCATGGAAGATCTATTTGAGGGGTGGTATTGGTGTTGGTGGATTCCGAAGAATCTATGGTGGTAACCAGAGGAATGGCAACCGCCCTCGTCATTTTTGTAAGAGCAGTGGTTCAGTTGCACGCAACATACTTCAGCAATTGCAGAACATGAACATCGTTGACTTTGATCCTAAGGGTGGAAGGAGAATCACATCCAATGGCAAACGTGATCTTAACCAAGTTGCTGGAAGAATTGCTGTTGCTCTTTAA